A genome region from Microplitis demolitor isolate Queensland-Clemson2020A chromosome 1, iyMicDemo2.1a, whole genome shotgun sequence includes the following:
- the LOC106694117 gene encoding uncharacterized protein LOC106694117, with protein MAKRKQITLEQRSAICTLREEGYSERQIAERLGISCKGVHYTLARKQETGKNEDRKRSGRPKSTTNQEDNFIRVLSKRNRRLTAPQITAALNDTRETPISTTTVKRRLLSAGLRGCVAAKKPKLTN; from the coding sequence ATGGCAAAACGCAAGCAAATCACGCTTGAACAGCGAAGCGCTATTTGCACTCTACGCGAGGAAGGATACAGTGAACGTCAAATCGCAGAAAGGCTCGGAATTTCTTGTAAAGGTGTCCACTATACCCTTGCTAGAAAACAAGAAACGGGGAAAAATGAAGATAGAAAGAGATCTGGTAGGCCCAAATCTACAACAAATCAAGAGGACAACTTCATTAGAGTTCTTTCTAAACGGAATCGACGCTTAACTGCACCACAGATCACTGCAGCTCTGAATGATACGCGAGAAACACCCATTTCAACAACTACTGTTAAAAGACGCTTACTGTCTGCGGGATTAAGAGGATGTGTTGCTGCTAAAAAACCCAAACTAACAAATTGA